One Armatimonadota bacterium genomic window carries:
- a CDS encoding transglycosylase SLT domain-containing protein: MSFPEIDFQPKGPDAIRSRMDEIRARMTAGRRQEFQNQLDRETQRKIDGDGTPAPLVGNISMNGSTGDEKLGPLPPASPMDGGFNISGGPIANLASHPQADKMHVQGLIAQVAREQNIDQSLLKAVVEAESDYNQDEVSKTGAMGLMQLMPDTAKTLGVVDPFNPYENLTGGAKYLSQMMKRYNGNTEMALAAYNAGPTRVDQAKGIPNIPETQNYVNRIMTQLGKR, encoded by the coding sequence ATGAGTTTTCCCGAAATCGATTTTCAACCCAAGGGCCCCGATGCCATTCGCTCACGAATGGATGAAATCAGAGCCCGCATGACCGCCGGCCGACGGCAGGAATTTCAAAACCAACTCGATCGCGAGACACAACGAAAGATCGATGGAGATGGCACCCCAGCCCCTCTCGTCGGCAACATCAGCATGAACGGCTCCACCGGAGACGAGAAGCTTGGCCCCCTCCCCCCGGCTAGTCCGATGGACGGCGGCTTCAACATCAGTGGGGGACCGATCGCCAACTTGGCCAGCCACCCGCAGGCAGACAAGATGCATGTCCAGGGACTCATCGCCCAGGTTGCCCGCGAGCAGAACATCGATCAGTCGCTCCTCAAAGCCGTGGTCGAAGCCGAAAGCGACTATAACCAGGACGAAGTTTCCAAGACAGGCGCGATGGGCCTGATGCAGTTGATGCCGGATACGGCAAAGACGCTCGGGGTCGTCGATCCTTTCAATCCCTACGAGAATTTGACCGGCGGGGCCAAGTACCTCAGTCAAATGATGAAGCGATACAACGGCAATACGGAAATGGCGCTCGCTGCCTACAATGCGGGGCCAACTCGGGTCGATCAGGCTAAAGGAATTCCGAATATCCCCGAAACTCAGAATTACGTCAATCGAATCATGACGCAACTTGGTAAGCGATAA
- a CDS encoding NAD+ synthase yields the protein MPLPVIRAPKIADLDPNPLAINAEQVANWLTAFLQDEVIRRRQMKKVVLGLSGGVDSAVVAYLCARAFGPENTYAFRMPYKISSQESLDHAQLVIDDLGIHCETIPITDMVDGYAKFDHDINSQRLGNICARSRMIVLFDQSAEVGGIPIGTGNKSERLFGYYTWHADDAPPINPIGDLFKTQVWDLAEALGVPSIIVKKPATADLVKGQTDESDFGISYLKADRILHYVVQGYTRSALIAMGFPEAEVDIVWRRVSSTHWKRKLPTVAMLSNTAINEYYLRPVDF from the coding sequence ATGCCGCTACCCGTCATCCGCGCGCCAAAGATCGCCGATCTCGACCCCAATCCGCTGGCCATCAACGCCGAGCAGGTGGCAAACTGGCTGACGGCATTTCTGCAAGACGAGGTGATTCGGCGACGGCAAATGAAGAAGGTCGTATTGGGCCTGTCCGGTGGCGTGGATTCAGCTGTGGTGGCGTATCTCTGCGCCCGAGCGTTTGGACCGGAGAACACCTACGCTTTCCGCATGCCCTACAAGATTTCGAGTCAGGAGAGTCTTGACCATGCTCAGTTGGTCATCGATGACCTCGGCATCCACTGCGAAACGATCCCGATCACAGACATGGTTGATGGATACGCGAAGTTCGACCACGACATCAACTCCCAGCGGCTGGGCAACATCTGTGCGCGGAGCCGTATGATCGTCCTTTTCGACCAAAGCGCCGAGGTCGGAGGCATTCCCATCGGCACCGGCAACAAAAGCGAGCGACTGTTCGGCTATTACACGTGGCACGCCGACGATGCCCCTCCGATCAACCCGATTGGCGACCTTTTCAAAACGCAAGTTTGGGATCTCGCCGAAGCCCTCGGTGTCCCATCGATCATCGTGAAAAAGCCCGCGACCGCCGATCTGGTGAAGGGGCAAACCGACGAGAGTGACTTCGGCATTTCGTACCTGAAGGCCGACCGCATTCTGCACTACGTCGTGCAGGGCTACACTCGCTCGGCACTAATCGCAATGGGCTTTCCCGAAGCCGAAGTCGACATCGTGTGGCGACGCGTCAGCAGTACGCACTGGAAGCGAAAACTTCCAACCGTGGCAATGCTGAGCAACACGGCCATCAACGAGTACTACCTGCGCCCGGTGGATTTTTGA
- a CDS encoding histidine phosphatase family protein, translated as MRLFLVRHGQTDWNVQKRAQGHTDIPLDATGREQAIRTGKAFLDLPIRRLLTSDLQRASQTADEIARNTKVPVEILPELRERGFGEWEGQPFAEIGIRFGFEADFKGVTRNEITPPGGESFVDVWNRVKSVVDDVQKRKIDTAIVAHGGTCSLLLAMFLSGDVSLSNAFRFSNACINELEPRPDGGLRLIRYNDVSHLAGIDVVSGVADGSR; from the coding sequence ATGCGCCTTTTTCTGGTTCGCCACGGGCAGACCGACTGGAATGTTCAAAAGCGGGCGCAGGGCCACACCGACATCCCTCTCGACGCCACTGGGCGCGAACAGGCGATCCGCACAGGCAAGGCTTTTCTCGACTTGCCAATTCGGCGTCTTCTGACCTCTGACCTTCAGCGAGCTTCTCAAACCGCCGACGAAATCGCCCGAAACACCAAGGTTCCCGTCGAGATTCTGCCCGAACTCCGCGAGCGCGGATTTGGTGAGTGGGAGGGACAGCCGTTCGCCGAGATCGGCATCCGCTTCGGCTTCGAGGCCGACTTCAAAGGCGTCACGCGAAACGAGATCACGCCTCCCGGTGGCGAATCGTTCGTCGACGTCTGGAACCGAGTCAAGTCGGTTGTCGATGACGTCCAAAAGCGCAAGATCGACACCGCAATCGTCGCCCACGGGGGAACTTGTTCGCTCCTTCTGGCGATGTTCTTAAGTGGAGATGTCTCGCTTTCCAACGCTTTCCGGTTCAGCAACGCTTGCATCAACGAGCTCGAACCTCGACCCGACGGAGGTCTGCGTCTGATCCGCTACAACGACGTATCACACCTGGCAGGCATCGACGTGGTGAGCGGGGTTGCCGATGGAAGCCGATAA
- a CDS encoding glycosyltransferase: MRYIRYMSLEIHDQDVTRRYSRRIVTHTDVSIIIPALNEEATIKAVVDRCLELPLEVQVIVVNDGSGDRTLEILQTYGDRITLLTNPAPSGKGHAIVQALPYAQGVATIVQDADLEYSPEQIPSLVQPILDGAANVVYGTRFAHGFAKDMALPNKVVNILLAWSVRILFAKKITDEATCYKAFRTSLLQSFNLQCVRFEFCPEVTAKALRSKEKIMELPIDYVPRSKDAGKKIRWYDAPEAFWTLFRYRFWRPSAPSAKAAITEPQSEPETPPVSIPD; the protein is encoded by the coding sequence ATGCGTTATATCCGCTACATGAGTCTGGAAATACATGATCAAGACGTTACCCGGCGGTACAGTAGGAGGATAGTTACACACACCGACGTTTCGATCATTATTCCTGCCCTCAATGAAGAGGCAACCATTAAGGCCGTCGTCGATCGATGCCTGGAATTGCCGCTCGAAGTCCAAGTCATTGTGGTGAACGACGGGTCGGGTGATCGGACCCTCGAAATTCTTCAAACCTACGGCGATCGCATTACGCTCTTAACGAATCCCGCGCCATCAGGCAAGGGGCACGCGATCGTGCAAGCCCTGCCTTATGCCCAAGGTGTGGCGACGATCGTGCAAGACGCCGATCTGGAATACTCGCCAGAACAGATTCCCAGCCTCGTTCAGCCGATCCTCGATGGCGCTGCAAACGTGGTGTACGGAACGCGGTTTGCCCACGGCTTCGCCAAAGACATGGCGTTGCCGAACAAGGTCGTCAATATTCTCTTGGCGTGGTCGGTTCGCATTCTCTTTGCTAAGAAGATCACCGATGAGGCGACCTGCTACAAGGCGTTTCGCACGAGCCTGCTCCAGAGCTTTAACCTGCAATGCGTTCGATTCGAATTTTGCCCCGAGGTAACCGCCAAGGCCCTGCGGAGTAAAGAGAAGATCATGGAACTGCCAATCGACTATGTTCCGCGGTCGAAGGATGCGGGCAAAAAGATTCGATGGTACGACGCACCGGAGGCGTTTTGGACGCTATTTCGTTACCGATTTTGGCGACCGAGCGCGCCGTCCGCGAAGGCGGCGATTACTGAGCCTCAATCGGAACCAGAGACGCCACCCGTTTCAATTCCTGACTGA
- a CDS encoding HNH endonuclease produces MNLYVGVTDYDWFRQLRSDQPSEVNFWLPSPNQGFRYLNPGQPFLFKLHSPRNYIVGGGYFACFSVLPVSLAWDAFGRKNGVESKAELLSRITKYRSKSERLSDPEIGCIVLTEPFFFDEENWIDQPSDWSPNIVRGKGYGMYHGIGGQIWDQILGRATMVVREQSRNQREMFGNSYLQKARLGQGAFRVLTLQNYSGRCCITGENTAPVLQAAHIQAVHKDGDHRLQNGLLMRADIHILFDRGLIGMDEDYRIRISPQIREQYLNGRVYYEHDGQLMRSIPKDEELRPDRDLLKVRMDEMFVA; encoded by the coding sequence GCGAAGTGAACTTTTGGTTACCTAGCCCAAATCAAGGATTTCGATATCTTAATCCCGGCCAACCATTTCTCTTTAAACTTCACTCTCCAAGAAACTACATTGTTGGCGGTGGGTATTTTGCGTGCTTTTCGGTGTTGCCTGTCTCTTTAGCTTGGGATGCTTTCGGCAGGAAAAATGGTGTTGAAAGTAAAGCAGAACTTTTATCGAGAATCACAAAGTACAGAAGCAAAAGCGAACGACTTTCCGATCCGGAGATAGGTTGCATAGTCTTAACGGAACCATTCTTTTTCGATGAGGAAAATTGGATTGATCAACCGAGTGATTGGAGCCCAAACATCGTGCGCGGGAAAGGATACGGCATGTACCATGGTATTGGGGGCCAAATTTGGGATCAGATTCTGGGACGAGCCACGATGGTTGTAAGAGAGCAATCAAGGAACCAAAGGGAAATGTTTGGCAACTCTTACTTACAGAAGGCCCGCCTTGGTCAGGGCGCGTTCCGAGTCTTGACCCTTCAAAATTATAGTGGCCGATGTTGTATTACCGGCGAAAACACAGCTCCAGTACTACAGGCCGCCCATATACAGGCTGTTCACAAGGATGGAGACCATCGACTTCAAAACGGCCTACTGATGCGTGCCGACATCCATATTCTTTTCGACCGTGGGCTCATTGGAATGGACGAGGACTATAGAATTCGGATTAGCCCTCAAATTCGCGAACAATACCTGAATGGGCGGGTCTATTACGAACACGATGGACAGTTAATGAGGTCAATCCCGAAAGATGAAGAATTACGTCCAGATCGAGACTTACTAAAGGTAAGAATGGATGAAATGTTTGTGGCCTAG
- the prpB gene encoding methylisocitrate lyase — protein sequence MIQPPLRSPGQALRDQMKEGIVVMPGAFSALTALAAYKQGAKAVYLSGGAITNNLLGVPDIALTTLNEMSGVAAQACQVAPVPIICDADTGFGETWNTVRTVIEMERAGLAGIHLEDQVSPKRCGHLEGKEVVPTDHMETKIRAAVSAKRDPSFVIIARTDARGVEGIDAAIDRAKAYVQAGADAIFPEGLISEAEFEAFRKGVEVPLLANMTEFGKTPLITASRFGELGYQMVIFPVTALRVMLKAVEEFYAELLETGTQAGWMDKMRTRAQLYETIDYGDYTAQDAEWKH from the coding sequence ATGATTCAGCCTCCTCTTCGTTCGCCCGGACAAGCACTTCGGGACCAAATGAAGGAAGGAATCGTGGTCATGCCGGGGGCGTTTTCGGCGCTGACGGCACTAGCCGCGTACAAGCAGGGCGCGAAGGCGGTCTACCTGAGCGGAGGCGCTATTACCAACAATTTGTTAGGGGTTCCCGATATTGCGCTGACAACCCTGAATGAGATGTCGGGCGTGGCGGCGCAGGCTTGCCAGGTCGCGCCGGTGCCGATCATTTGCGATGCCGACACGGGGTTCGGGGAGACGTGGAACACGGTTCGAACCGTCATCGAAATGGAGCGAGCCGGACTGGCGGGCATCCATCTGGAGGACCAGGTGAGCCCCAAGCGGTGCGGGCACCTGGAAGGGAAGGAGGTGGTCCCCACCGACCATATGGAAACCAAGATTCGCGCGGCGGTTTCGGCCAAGCGCGACCCATCGTTTGTGATCATCGCGCGGACCGACGCCCGTGGGGTCGAGGGCATCGACGCGGCGATCGACCGGGCGAAAGCTTATGTGCAGGCGGGCGCCGATGCGATCTTTCCTGAGGGGCTTATTTCGGAAGCCGAGTTTGAAGCGTTTCGAAAGGGAGTCGAGGTTCCGTTGCTGGCGAATATGACCGAATTCGGCAAGACGCCATTAATTACCGCTTCCCGGTTTGGGGAATTGGGATACCAGATGGTGATCTTCCCGGTAACGGCTTTGCGGGTGATGCTGAAGGCGGTCGAAGAGTTTTACGCAGAACTGTTGGAGACCGGGACTCAGGCCGGATGGATGGACAAGATGCGCACCCGAGCCCAGTTGTACGAGACGATCGACTACGGCGACTACACGGCGCAGGATGCCGAGTGGAAGCACTGA
- a CDS encoding sigma-70 family RNA polymerase sigma factor produces the protein MTDSFFRHESGKVVAMLVKSFGPEHLQLAEDVVQEAIGRALRTWPFYGVPDNPAGWITQTAKNLALDALRRDQVVKKKQVQMFGSVHKWSSRVDEIDFENFGEEVEDALLRFMFVCCHPEIAENTRHVLALKTLCGFSVREISHALLANDATIGKRLTRAKEKLAEGNVTTQLPVGPELEPRLNGVLTTLYLLFNEGYKASSGENLVREELCAEAIRLTSILAGLPVGDKPRVHALLALMLLSAARLNTRVDGNGNMLLLKDQDRSKWDRELIDQGLWHLGQSATGNVLDRLHLQAAIAAAHSVAPNYESTDWASILLMYDELLALDPSPVVALNRAVAVGIMRGARLGIVALDEIAGREQLDSYYLYFAVRAEFELELGRSDIARELLEKASTLTDTDAEKAFLNQRMAQIQVFSQ, from the coding sequence CTGACCGATAGCTTCTTCCGGCATGAGTCGGGAAAGGTGGTCGCGATGCTGGTCAAGTCGTTTGGACCGGAGCATCTGCAACTGGCGGAGGACGTGGTTCAAGAGGCGATTGGTAGGGCCCTGCGGACATGGCCATTTTATGGCGTTCCCGATAACCCGGCGGGGTGGATTACCCAGACGGCCAAGAACCTTGCGCTCGATGCATTGCGCCGGGATCAGGTGGTCAAAAAGAAGCAGGTCCAGATGTTCGGGTCGGTCCACAAGTGGTCTTCGCGAGTCGATGAAATCGACTTTGAGAACTTTGGCGAAGAGGTGGAAGACGCCTTGCTTCGCTTCATGTTTGTTTGCTGTCATCCCGAGATCGCCGAGAACACTCGGCACGTTTTGGCACTCAAAACGTTATGCGGTTTCAGTGTCCGCGAGATTTCCCACGCCTTGCTCGCCAATGATGCGACGATCGGAAAGCGGCTTACTCGGGCGAAGGAGAAGCTGGCGGAAGGCAATGTGACGACCCAGCTTCCGGTCGGCCCCGAATTGGAGCCGCGATTGAATGGGGTTTTGACGACCCTGTATCTGCTGTTCAACGAAGGATACAAGGCATCGAGCGGCGAGAATCTGGTGAGGGAGGAGCTTTGCGCGGAGGCGATCCGCCTGACGTCGATCCTCGCCGGTCTGCCGGTAGGAGATAAGCCACGGGTTCATGCGCTTTTGGCCTTGATGCTTCTCAGCGCGGCGCGGCTGAATACGCGGGTAGACGGTAACGGGAACATGCTGTTGCTAAAAGATCAGGACCGTTCGAAGTGGGATCGTGAGTTGATTGACCAAGGATTGTGGCATTTGGGCCAGTCAGCGACCGGAAACGTGCTGGATCGGCTGCACTTACAGGCGGCAATCGCGGCTGCTCATTCGGTTGCACCCAACTACGAATCGACGGACTGGGCGTCTATCTTGCTCATGTACGACGAACTGTTGGCGCTCGATCCATCGCCAGTCGTGGCGTTGAACCGGGCCGTCGCGGTGGGGATCATGCGCGGAGCGAGGTTGGGCATCGTGGCTCTGGATGAGATTGCTGGACGCGAGCAGTTGGATTCCTACTACCTCTACTTTGCGGTGCGGGCCGAGTTCGAACTGGAGCTAGGGCGGAGCGACATTGCGCGCGAGCTTTTGGAAAAGGCTTCGACTCTGACTGATACGGATGCGGAGAAGGCCTTTTTGAACCAACGTATGGCCCAAATCCAAGTTTTTTCGCAGTAA
- a CDS encoding polyketide cyclase: protein MTKEMKQTKTDRELTLTTTIAAPRAKVYEAWTEHLPEWWGPHGTTVPEYEMELRPGGRLRTVMIIEGNRYDTDGVFLEVSQDWIIFTDAFKPGWIPNPEKFFVGVFEFNDVPEGTEVVARALHWDEAARQKHEEMGFFGGWGQMLERLEAVATKL, encoded by the coding sequence ATGACAAAAGAAATGAAGCAAACGAAGACCGATCGAGAACTCACCTTGACGACGACCATCGCGGCTCCGCGAGCGAAGGTTTACGAAGCCTGGACGGAACACTTGCCCGAATGGTGGGGACCGCACGGAACCACGGTTCCCGAATACGAGATGGAATTGAGGCCGGGCGGCAGACTCCGAACAGTAATGATCATCGAGGGTAACCGGTACGATACGGACGGAGTGTTTCTCGAGGTTTCGCAAGACTGGATCATCTTCACGGACGCCTTCAAACCAGGTTGGATTCCCAATCCTGAAAAGTTCTTTGTAGGCGTATTCGAGTTCAACGATGTGCCGGAAGGCACCGAGGTTGTGGCTCGCGCCCTGCACTGGGACGAGGCCGCTCGACAGAAGCACGAAGAGATGGGCTTCTTCGGTGGATGGGGCCAGATGCTCGAACGACTGGAAGCCGTCGCGACGAAACTTTAG
- a CDS encoding DUF4965 domain-containing protein gives MSLVPLLLASMPHFSTGQQARESLRPPAVPLLTSDPYLSVWSEADNATDDVTRHWTHRPHPLVSLIRVDGVTYRILGKSASVTQVLPQTNLKVFPTRTTYVFENSKVTVVMSFLTPSLPDDLDVFARPVTYLTWDVTSNDGQKHDVQVFESSSGLLTVNEPNRKIEWKRESMGDLTALRIGAADQTYLRPAGDDARIDWGYLYGVAKTSQAKSAIGANQSLESDFTNTGTLSGNLDSRMPRSADDDQPAVGFAFSLGSVGKQTVSRHMMIGYDEIYAIEYYGKKLRPFWRRNGAEPADLFKTAEKDYDTLRARCQKFDSDLVADAEQAGGDKYAKILALSYRECVAANGLAADANKQPLYFTKENTSNGDIATVDVIYPMAPIWLLLSPTLMKASLVSNFMYAGSPHWKFPNAPHDLGTYPQVTGRDDGGEGMPVEESANMILMTDAIAQIERSPSFANLYWPQLTQWATYLEKYGLDPENQLCTDDFMGHLAHNANLSVKAILGLAAYGDLCKMRGETAKGKKFTDLALADAKHWMSVAIEGDHSVLAFDRPGTWSQKYNLVWDQLLNLGIFPDSVREMEIAYYKTKMLKYGLPLDSRTKLTKTDWSIWSATMATNQSDFETIVNPIFDYVNETTTRDPIADSYITDNPKSGGMHARPVVGGFFIKMLDDRSMWRRWAKRDTFKLGKYAPLPKPPVIENIIASGKTSEPTWAYTTMMPAPGWEAAGFDDGDWAKGKAGFGTNGTPGIEVRTEWKTGDIWMRRTVTLPKADYAKAVLYGYHDEDVEVYFNGVLAGREGGFVTNYGPITILSAAKKLLKPGAKVTIAVHCHQTSGGQGVDIGLGLLKEEG, from the coding sequence ATGTCGCTCGTACCCCTTTTGCTCGCCTCGATGCCCCACTTCTCGACGGGTCAACAGGCACGAGAGTCACTACGCCCGCCCGCAGTTCCGCTCCTCACCAGCGACCCCTACCTGAGCGTTTGGTCGGAAGCCGATAACGCCACCGACGACGTCACTCGACACTGGACGCATCGTCCCCACCCCCTGGTTTCCTTGATCCGAGTCGACGGCGTCACCTATCGCATCCTCGGTAAAAGCGCATCCGTCACCCAAGTCCTTCCCCAAACCAATCTTAAGGTCTTCCCCACCCGCACGACTTACGTATTTGAGAATTCTAAGGTCACGGTCGTGATGAGTTTCCTCACACCTTCCCTGCCCGACGACCTCGATGTCTTCGCACGACCCGTCACCTATCTCACCTGGGATGTGACCTCCAACGATGGCCAAAAGCACGACGTTCAGGTCTTCGAGAGTTCGAGCGGATTGCTGACCGTCAACGAGCCCAACCGCAAAATCGAATGGAAGCGCGAGTCGATGGGCGACCTGACCGCCCTCCGCATCGGGGCCGCCGACCAAACTTACCTCCGGCCCGCCGGAGACGACGCCCGCATCGATTGGGGCTATCTGTATGGAGTGGCCAAGACCTCGCAAGCCAAGTCGGCCATCGGTGCCAACCAGTCATTGGAATCGGACTTCACCAACACCGGAACGCTCTCCGGCAACCTCGATTCGCGAATGCCACGCTCGGCCGACGACGATCAACCCGCGGTCGGCTTCGCCTTCTCGCTAGGCTCGGTCGGAAAGCAGACCGTCAGTCGCCACATGATGATCGGCTACGACGAAATCTACGCCATCGAGTATTACGGCAAAAAGCTTCGCCCCTTCTGGCGACGCAATGGCGCTGAGCCCGCCGACCTCTTTAAGACCGCGGAGAAGGATTACGACACGCTCCGAGCCCGATGTCAAAAGTTCGACTCTGACCTCGTAGCCGACGCCGAACAAGCTGGAGGCGACAAGTACGCGAAGATCCTTGCCCTCTCCTACCGCGAATGCGTAGCCGCCAACGGCCTCGCTGCCGACGCCAACAAGCAGCCGCTTTATTTCACCAAGGAGAACACCAGCAACGGCGACATCGCCACCGTCGACGTCATCTACCCGATGGCCCCGATCTGGCTCCTTCTTAGCCCGACCCTCATGAAGGCGTCGCTGGTCTCGAACTTCATGTATGCAGGCTCGCCACACTGGAAATTCCCCAACGCCCCACACGATCTCGGCACCTACCCGCAGGTCACCGGGCGCGATGACGGCGGCGAAGGTATGCCGGTTGAGGAAAGCGCGAACATGATCCTCATGACGGATGCCATCGCTCAAATCGAGCGTTCGCCGTCGTTCGCCAACCTCTACTGGCCCCAGTTGACGCAGTGGGCGACGTACCTCGAAAAGTACGGCCTCGACCCCGAAAATCAGCTCTGTACCGACGACTTCATGGGCCACCTCGCCCACAATGCCAACCTGAGCGTCAAAGCCATCCTCGGCCTAGCCGCCTACGGCGATCTGTGCAAGATGCGGGGCGAAACCGCCAAAGGCAAGAAGTTCACCGACCTCGCCCTAGCCGACGCCAAACATTGGATGTCGGTCGCCATCGAGGGAGACCACTCGGTACTCGCTTTCGACCGACCCGGCACATGGAGCCAGAAGTACAACCTCGTGTGGGACCAGCTCTTGAACCTCGGCATCTTCCCCGACTCCGTTCGAGAAATGGAGATCGCCTACTACAAAACCAAGATGCTGAAGTACGGCCTTCCGCTGGATTCGCGCACCAAGCTCACCAAGACCGACTGGTCGATTTGGAGTGCGACGATGGCCACTAACCAAAGCGACTTTGAAACGATCGTCAATCCTATTTTCGACTACGTCAACGAGACGACCACCCGCGATCCCATCGCCGACTCGTACATCACCGACAACCCGAAGAGCGGCGGCATGCACGCTCGCCCCGTGGTCGGTGGCTTCTTTATCAAGATGCTCGATGACCGTTCGATGTGGCGTCGCTGGGCGAAGCGCGACACCTTCAAGCTCGGTAAGTACGCGCCGCTCCCCAAACCGCCGGTCATTGAAAACATCATCGCCTCCGGCAAGACGAGCGAACCGACTTGGGCCTATACCACGATGATGCCAGCTCCAGGATGGGAGGCTGCCGGCTTCGACGACGGCGATTGGGCCAAGGGCAAGGCCGGTTTTGGCACCAACGGCACGCCCGGCATCGAGGTCCGCACCGAGTGGAAGACCGGCGACATTTGGATGCGCCGCACCGTCACGCTACCGAAAGCGGACTACGCCAAGGCCGTGCTCTACGGATATCACGACGAGGATGTCGAAGTCTATTTCAATGGCGTTCTGGCTGGCCGCGAGGGCGGATTCGTCACCAACTACGGACCGATCACGATTTTATCGGCGGCCAAGAAACTGCTCAAGCCGGGGGCAAAGGTCACGATTGCTGTCCATTGCCACCAGACTTCTGGTGGGCAGGGCGTCGATATCGGCCTCGGATTGCTGAAGGAAGAAGGTTAA
- the lnt gene encoding apolipoprotein N-acyltransferase, producing MEADKEVPTLDRTRSLRILALGFGLSFIHLFWYGSPWTAWLAFFCYAPFLYWLREYSKRPFVAGLTFGYFYALMNTYWLAQFVGRWTNSLLVSIFVIIVVGTVWGTFYGLACVLRARIGFLQSSLAFAILLTVTELARMNIPELEFPFCPIGEPLIAYSVLAKSLQTASYAMFLVLAVNSFLTIVRFDFIRSLRADFARLRRPLIIFACCFAAAVLLANLGTPKSEQKLGLRVALGQLGTDLAYGDQHTEASRVREAVDDLSQQAMAQQADLLILPEGIASFRTTPETPFSLYPNLEVLFGTQHGTGPRYQGAYLWDGHGFRYTDKKRLVVFGEYVPFRGIIPYPAGFQLPTGDLAAGSERHTLEVKKGITVGPLICFEALFPGSAKEFQNLDASFLAVMSLDDWYIGTNAIPRLVIAARWRAVETGKWITRVGSLGRTMVIDPHGQIRAQIPEGERKLLIYDL from the coding sequence ATGGAAGCCGATAAGGAAGTCCCAACTCTTGACCGAACACGGAGCCTGCGCATCCTCGCTCTCGGCTTCGGCCTCAGCTTCATCCACCTGTTTTGGTACGGCTCACCATGGACGGCCTGGCTGGCGTTTTTCTGTTATGCGCCGTTCCTCTACTGGCTCCGCGAATACTCCAAGCGGCCGTTCGTGGCTGGCCTGACGTTCGGCTATTTCTACGCGCTGATGAACACCTACTGGCTCGCCCAGTTCGTTGGCCGTTGGACCAATTCGCTTCTCGTTAGCATCTTTGTCATCATCGTCGTCGGCACCGTCTGGGGCACCTTCTATGGCCTTGCGTGCGTCCTGAGAGCCCGAATCGGTTTCTTACAGTCCTCGCTTGCGTTCGCCATTCTACTAACCGTCACCGAACTGGCACGGATGAACATCCCTGAACTAGAGTTTCCGTTCTGCCCAATCGGCGAACCACTCATTGCCTACTCCGTGCTGGCCAAGAGCCTCCAAACGGCCTCGTACGCGATGTTCCTGGTCTTGGCCGTCAACTCATTCCTCACGATCGTTCGTTTCGACTTCATCCGATCACTCCGCGCCGACTTCGCCCGACTCCGCCGTCCCCTGATCATCTTCGCCTGTTGCTTCGCCGCCGCCGTGCTTCTTGCCAACCTGGGCACGCCAAAGTCCGAGCAGAAACTTGGCCTCCGCGTGGCCCTTGGCCAACTCGGCACCGACCTCGCCTATGGTGACCAACATACCGAAGCAAGTCGAGTGCGAGAGGCCGTCGATGACCTCAGCCAACAGGCGATGGCCCAACAAGCCGACCTTCTCATCCTTCCCGAGGGGATCGCCTCCTTCCGCACCACCCCCGAGACGCCGTTCTCGCTGTATCCGAACCTGGAAGTGCTATTCGGAACTCAGCACGGAACCGGCCCACGCTATCAGGGTGCCTACTTATGGGACGGTCACGGTTTCCGCTACACTGACAAAAAGCGACTCGTGGTTTTCGGCGAGTACGTTCCCTTCCGTGGCATCATTCCCTACCCTGCCGGATTCCAACTTCCGACCGGCGATCTGGCCGCCGGAAGCGAGCGCCATACGCTCGAGGTCAAAAAGGGCATCACGGTCGGCCCGCTCATCTGCTTTGAAGCTCTCTTCCCCGGTTCCGCCAAGGAATTTCAAAACCTCGATGCGAGCTTTTTGGCCGTCATGTCGCTCGACGATTGGTACATCGGCACCAACGCCATTCCGCGCCTGGTCATCGCCGCCCGTTGGCGAGCCGTCGAAACCGGAAAGTGGATCACTCGCGTGGGCAGTCTTGGCCGAACGATGGTCATCGATCCCCACGGGCAAATCCGAGCCCAAATCCCCGAGGGCGAACGCAAACTGCTAATCTACGACTTATAA